Within the Streptomyces sp. NBC_00353 genome, the region GCCGATCCGCCAGCGGGGGCCGGTGAGCAGCCGGACCAGGGAGGCGTTCGCGCCGGGGTCCTGGAGGACTTCACAGACCGCGACGAGGTCGGCGACCTCGGGCAGGTGCAGCAGCCCGGAGAGGCCGACGACCTCGACCGGGATGTCGCGGGCGACGAGCGCGGCCTGGATCTCCGGGAAGTCCCCGGCGGTGCGGCACAGGACGGCGATCTCGCCGGGTGCCTTCCCGGTCCGGACGAGATGGGCGATCGAGTCGGCGAGCCAGTCGATCTCTTCGGTGTGGGTACGCAGGAGGGCGCAGCGGACGATGCCGTCGCGCTCGGCGCCAGGGGCGGGGCGCAGTGCCTCGACGCCCTCGTGCATGGCACGCAGCGGCTGGGCGAGCCCGTTGGCCAGGTGCAGCAGGCGACCGCCGCTGCGGCGGTTCTCGCTGAGGGAGTACCGGGTGGCGGGGGTGCCGTCGGCGTGCGGGAAGTGGCGCGGGAAGTCGTCGAGATTGGCGACGGAGGCGCCGCGCCAGCCGTAGATCGCCTGGCAGGGGTCGCCGACGGCGGTGACGGCGTGCCCGGACGCGGTGCCGTCAGGGCCGCTGCCGAAGAGGGCGGAGAGCAGCAGCCGCTGGGCGACCGAGGTGTCCTGGTACTCGTCGAGCAGGACGACCCGGTACTCGTCGCGCAGGATCGCGCCGACCTCGGGGCGGGTGAGGGCGAGCTCGGCGGAGAGCGCGATCTGGTCGCCGAAGTCGAGGAGGTCACGGCTGCGCTTGGCGTCCCGGTAGCGCCGGGTCAGCGAGAGGAGCTCGCGGCGGGCCTCGGTGGTCTCGGGGATCTTGCGCAGCTCGGCGTTGGTGAGCCGGGCCGATGCGAGCGTACGGAGGAGTTCGGCGTCGTACTCCGCGAGCTGTTCGGGGCGGACGAGATGCTCGGCGAGTTCGGCGTCGAGTGCCAGCAGATCGCTGACCAGGGTGGGGAACGACCTGGTCAGGGCCGGGTAGGGGCCGGGGGCCTCGCGCAGCACGCGGGCGGCCAGCTGGTAGCGGGTGGCGTCGGCGAGGAGGCGGGTGGTGGGTTCGAGTCCTATCCGCAGTCCGTGCTCGGTGAGGAGCCGTCCGGCGAAGGCGTGGTACGTGGAGATGCTGGGCTCGCCCGGGGGGTTGTCCGGGTCGATGACGTCCGGATCGGTGACCCCGGCGGCGACGAGGGCCTTGCGGACGCGCTCGGAGAGCTCGCCCGCCGCCTTGTTCGTGAACGTGAGCCCGAGGACCTGCTCGGGGGCGACCTGTCCGGTGCCGACCAGCCACACCACGCGCGCCGCCATCACCGTGGTCTTCCCGGACCCGGCTCCGGCCACGATCACCTGCGGGGCGGGCGGCGCGGTGATGCAGGCCGTCTGCTCCGGGGTGAAGGGGATCCCGAGGAGCTCCTTGAGCTGCTCGGGATCGGTGATACGTGAGGACACTCCACAGAGGCTAACCGGGCGGACCGACAGTGTGCGGGGCGATGAGCCGGACCGGCGGTGGCCGGGAAGTGCCTCGTCCGGGATTGCCGACCGGTCCAGGTTGAAGGCCGACCGGTCCCGATCGCATGTGATCGCATCAACGACCTTACGAGGAGGGTCATATGAGCCCCGACGCACCTGCCCCCGGCTTCGGGCCGAACGCCGGAACGGACTCCGCCGGGCTCATGAGGCGCATCGATACGACGAAGGCGCATCCGGCCCGGGTGTACGACGTGTTCCTCGGCGGCACGGACAACTTTCCCGCCGACCGGGAGGCCGCGGCCATGGCGCCGGCGGCCAGTCCACGGGGGCACCTCGACGTCCGGCACAACCGGGACTTCGTACGGCGGGCCGTGACCGAGCTCACCACGGGCGCGGGCATCCGGCAGTTCCTGGACGTGGGGGCGGGGCTGCCGACCCGGCAGAACGTGCACCAGATCGTCCAGGACGTCGCCCCGGAGTCCCGGATCGTCTACGTCGACCACGACCCGGTCGTCCTGGTCCACGCGCAGGCCCTGCTCACCAGCAGCGCCGAGGGCAGGACGGACTACATCGAAGCCGACCTGCGCGACCCCGCGAAGATCCTCCTGGAAGCACGCCGGACACTCGACTTCGACAGCCCGGTCGCCCTCGTTCTCGCCGCCGTACTGCACTTCATCGAGGACGACGAGGCGTACGACATCGTCCGGAACCTGCTGGACGCTCTGCCCTCCGGCAGCCATCTCGTCCTGAGCCACCTCAGCGAGGACATGAACCCGGTGGCGATCAACAAGGTCGCGGAGACATTCCGGAAGCGGGGGTTCTCCTTCGTCCTGCGTTCGCGTGCCGGCATCGAGCGCTTCCTGACCGAGAACGGCCTGGAGCAACTGGAGCCCGGCATTGTCCCTGCGCACCACTGGCGCCCGGATCATGCGGCCGACGCGGCCGAGGCACCGGAACCGGCGCCTTCCGCGGAGCACCTGGCGGGTCTCGACGCCATCGAACGGACCCGGTACGTGAGCATCGGCGAGGCGACCGATGACGACATCAATGTCTACGTGACCGTGGCCCGCAAGGGCTGACCGTCCACAGCCGATACCCGCGTCACTCCAGGATGTGGCGGCCCTCCGGCTGCGCGCTGCAGGACCCCCGGAACGTGCAGTGGGTGCAGTGCTGGCCGGTCGTGGGGGTGAAGCGTTCGTCCAGGACACGGCCCGCGGCCGTGGCCAGCAGGTCGGAGACCCACTCGGTGGTGGGCGGCTCCTGGGCCTGCACCTTGGGCAGGGTGTCGCCGCCCTCCTTCTTGGGGGCGGGCTGCCTCAACTGGACGAGTTCGGCGCCACCGGGGGCGGGACGGTGGCCGTCGAAGATCTCGTCGACGGCCCCTTCCCGGACGGCCAGCTGATACACGGCGAGCTGGGGGTGACGGGCGACCTCGTCCTTCGTCGGAGCCTGCTTTCCGGTCTTGAAGTCGACGACGTACGCCCGGCCGTCGGCGTCCCGTTCGACGCGGTCCATGGAGCCGCGGATCCGTACCTCGTACTCCCCCGCTTCGAGCGTCACGTCGAAGTCGTGCTCGCTCGCGGCGGGGGTGCGGCCGGTGCGGTCCATGACATGCCAGCGCAGGAAGCGCTCGAGGGCGACCCGCGCCTGCTCCTTCTCCTGCTGCGACTTCCAGGGGGCGTCGAAGACCAGCCCGTCCCAGACCGAGTCGAGGCGTTCCATCAGGACCGCCAGATCGGCGGGGGTGCGTCCGGAGGCGACCTCGTCGGCGAGTACGTGCACGACGTTGCCGAAGCCCTGCGCGGCCGTCGCCGGGGCGTCCGCCTTCACCTCGCGGCCGAGGAACCACTGCAGTGCGCAGGTGTTGGCGAGCTGGTCGAGTGCGCTGCCGGAGAGCGCCACGGGGTGGTCCCGGTCGCGGAGCGGGACGGCCGAGCGGGTCGGCTCGTACAGGCCCCACCAGCGGTACGGATGGGCCGACGGTACGAGCGGCTGGCCCTCGTCGTCCGTGAGTGCGGCCAGCCGGGCCAGCCGGTGGGCCGCCTCGTCGCGCAGGGCGTCGGAGGCATCCGGGTCGACGGTGGTGGCGCGCAGCTCGGCGACGAGCGCGGCGACGGCGAGGGGCCGGCGGGGGCGGCCCGTGACGTCGCGCGGTTCGACGCCGAGCTCGGTGAGGAAGCGGGACGGCTGGTCGCCGTCGTCTGCGGGGGCCTTCACCGCGGTGACGATCAGGCGTTCACGGGCGCGGGTCGCCGCGACGTAGAAGAGGCGGCGTTCCTCGGCGAGCAGGGCGCCCGGGGTGAGCGGTTCAGCGAGTCCGTCGCGGCCGATCCGGTCCGCTTCGAGGAGTGAACCGCGGCGGCGCAGGTCAGGCCAGAGGCCCTCCTGCACCCCTGCGACGACCACCAGCCGCCACTCCAGCCCCTTCGACCGGTGCGCGGTCATCAGGCGTACGGCGTCGGGGCGCACGACGCGCTTGGAGAGGGTGTCGGCGGCGATGTCCTGGGCGTCGACCTCTTCGAGGAAGTTGAGCGCGCCGCGGCCGCCGGTGCGTTCCTCGGCGCGGGCCGCGGTGTCGAAGAGCGCGCAGACGGCGTCGAGGTCGCGGTCGGCATTGCGGCCGCCGGCGCCTCCGCGCAGCGCGGCCCTCTCGAGCCGTCCCGGCCAAGGGGTTCCGGCCCACAGCTCCCACAGGGCCTCTTCGGCGGTACCGCCGCCTTCGAGGAGCTCACGGGCCTTGCGCAGGAGCGCGCCGAGACGCTGGGCACCACGGGCGTACGCGGGGTCGTGCGCGACGAGGCGCTCGGGCTCGGCGAGTGCGCGGGCCAGCAGTTCCCCGGAGGGCGCCGGTACGCGATTCCCGGCGGCCCGCTCCTCGTCGCGCAGCGCCCGCCCGAGCCGGCGCAGATCGGCGGCGTCCATCGAGCCGAGAGGAGAGGCGAGGAGGGTGAGAGCGGTCTCGGTGTCGAGCCAGGGAGCAGGAGGCTCGTCGGAGGAGGGAACCGGGGCGGGGTCCGGGGCCGGATCCTCGGCCGCGTCCGCTCCCGGTGTCTTCTTCGTGGTCGCCGTGCGGTGCAGCGCCGCCGTGGCGACCGTGCGCAGTGCCGTGAGGAGCGGGGCCACCGCCGGTTCGTGGCGCAGCGGGAGGTCGTCGCCGTCGACCTCCAGAGGCACGCCCGCCGAGGTGAGCGCGCGGCGCACCACGGGGATCGTGCGGCCGCCGGCGCGGACCAGCACCGCCATCTCGTTCCACGGCACGCCGTCCTCCAGATGGGCGCGGCGCAGCAGGTCGGCGATGTTGTCGAGCTCGGTGGACGCGGTCGGGTAGGTGTACGTCTCCGCCCGGCCGCCCTCGCGGACCGCCGCGAGCTCGCGGTGGGCGCGCACCTTCGCCGACGGCAGGCGGGTCAGCGGCATCCGGCGGGTGAGCAGCCGGGTGGCGGCCAGCAGCTGTTCGCCGGAGCGGCGCGAGGTGGTGAGGACGCCGACCGGGGCCGGGTCGCCGTCCGCTCGCCGGAACGTCTCCGGGAAGTCGAGGATGCCGTTCACATCGGCGCCCCGGAAGGCGTAGATCGACTGGTCCGGGTCGCCGAACGCGATCAGGTCCCGGCCGCCGCCGGCTCCCGGCGCACTCCCCCGGTTGCCGGCCAGCGCGTGGAGCAGCCGCACCTGCGCCGGGTCGGTGTCCTGGTACTCGTCGACGAAGACCGCGTCGTACTCGCCGGCCAGCAGCGCCGACACCTCGGGGCGCTCGGCGAGGAGCACCGCCCGGTGGACCAGCTCCGCGTAGTCCAGTACCCCCTGCGCGTCCAGCACGTCCAGGTACTCGGCGAGGAATTCGGCGGCCGCGCCCCAGTCCGGGCGGCCGGTGCGGCGCGCGAAGTCGGCGAGGGCGTTCGGGCCGAGGCCCAGCTCGCGGCTCCGGGCGAGCACCGCGCGTACCTCGTCGGCGAAGCCTCGCGTGGTCAGGCAGGCCCGCAGTTCGTCGGGCCAGCGGATGTGCGCGAGGCCCTCCTGCTCCAGTTCGAGCTGGCCGGCCAGCAGATCGCGGACGGTGACGTCCTGCTCCGGTCCGGAGAGCAGCCGCAGCGGTTCGGCGAAGAGGTCGGCGTCCTGGTGGGCGCGGACCAGTGCGTAGCAGAAGGAGTGGAACGTGGTGGCCTGCGGGCCGCGAGCGGCACCGAGCCGGGCGGCCATCCGGTCGCGCAGCTCCACCGCGGCCT harbors:
- a CDS encoding SAM-dependent methyltransferase, which translates into the protein MSPDAPAPGFGPNAGTDSAGLMRRIDTTKAHPARVYDVFLGGTDNFPADREAAAMAPAASPRGHLDVRHNRDFVRRAVTELTTGAGIRQFLDVGAGLPTRQNVHQIVQDVAPESRIVYVDHDPVVLVHAQALLTSSAEGRTDYIEADLRDPAKILLEARRTLDFDSPVALVLAAVLHFIEDDEAYDIVRNLLDALPSGSHLVLSHLSEDMNPVAINKVAETFRKRGFSFVLRSRAGIERFLTENGLEQLEPGIVPAHHWRPDHAADAAEAPEPAPSAEHLAGLDAIERTRYVSIGEATDDDINVYVTVARKG
- a CDS encoding ATP-dependent helicase gives rise to the protein MSSSPFTRNSPHRQARQGVPPRPQGRRGRTTGAYRLVRTRPGSVDPPLLDAAQQAVVDHPGGPLLVLAGPGTGKTTTLVEAVAARVARGGDPARILVLTFSRKAAVELRDRMAARLGAARGPQATTFHSFCYALVRAHQDADLFAEPLRLLSGPEQDVTVRDLLAGQLELEQEGLAHIRWPDELRACLTTRGFADEVRAVLARSRELGLGPNALADFARRTGRPDWGAAAEFLAEYLDVLDAQGVLDYAELVHRAVLLAERPEVSALLAGEYDAVFVDEYQDTDPAQVRLLHALAGNRGSAPGAGGGRDLIAFGDPDQSIYAFRGADVNGILDFPETFRRADGDPAPVGVLTTSRRSGEQLLAATRLLTRRMPLTRLPSAKVRAHRELAAVREGGRAETYTYPTASTELDNIADLLRRAHLEDGVPWNEMAVLVRAGGRTIPVVRRALTSAGVPLEVDGDDLPLRHEPAVAPLLTALRTVATAALHRTATTKKTPGADAAEDPAPDPAPVPSSDEPPAPWLDTETALTLLASPLGSMDAADLRRLGRALRDEERAAGNRVPAPSGELLARALAEPERLVAHDPAYARGAQRLGALLRKARELLEGGGTAEEALWELWAGTPWPGRLERAALRGGAGGRNADRDLDAVCALFDTAARAEERTGGRGALNFLEEVDAQDIAADTLSKRVVRPDAVRLMTAHRSKGLEWRLVVVAGVQEGLWPDLRRRGSLLEADRIGRDGLAEPLTPGALLAEERRLFYVAATRARERLIVTAVKAPADDGDQPSRFLTELGVEPRDVTGRPRRPLAVAALVAELRATTVDPDASDALRDEAAHRLARLAALTDDEGQPLVPSAHPYRWWGLYEPTRSAVPLRDRDHPVALSGSALDQLANTCALQWFLGREVKADAPATAAQGFGNVVHVLADEVASGRTPADLAVLMERLDSVWDGLVFDAPWKSQQEKEQARVALERFLRWHVMDRTGRTPAASEHDFDVTLEAGEYEVRIRGSMDRVERDADGRAYVVDFKTGKQAPTKDEVARHPQLAVYQLAVREGAVDEIFDGHRPAPGGAELVQLRQPAPKKEGGDTLPKVQAQEPPTTEWVSDLLATAAGRVLDERFTPTTGQHCTHCTFRGSCSAQPEGRHILE